From Sceloporus undulatus isolate JIND9_A2432 ecotype Alabama chromosome 6, SceUnd_v1.1, whole genome shotgun sequence, one genomic window encodes:
- the LOC121934508 gene encoding probable C-mannosyltransferase DPY19L1, whose protein sequence is MYLMLGITDDAHISNLLKSKLTGYRDFHTSMYTCAVEFDFMEKETPVRYMKTLLLPVVLAVFVAIVVKVFQHILHCKNVAGRQRDPNHGEMAYHAIQLIFFASLAILIMRLKLFLTPHMCIMASLICSKQLFGWVFHKIPHRAFALAILAMMAGEGITNLQKEQSIVGEFRNIPQEELLLWIKENTKQDAVFAGTMPTMASVKLSTLRPIVNHPHYEDAGLRAKTKIVYSMYSRKPAKEVKTKLLKMGVNYYILEESWCLRKPKPGCSMPEIWDIEDVANAGKVPLCTLMSRDSRPYFRTVFDNYVYKVLEVAKE, encoded by the exons ATGTATCTGATGTTGGGAATTACCGATGAT GCTCATATAAGCAATCTGCTAAAATCCAAACTCACTGGTTACAGAGATTTCCATACGTCAATGTACACCTGTGCTGTGGAGTTTGACTTCATGGAAAAGGAG ACTCCAGTAAGATACATGAAGACCTTGTTGCTTCCTGTTGTTCTGGCTGTTTTTGTGGCAATTGTTGTGAAG GTCTTTCAGCATATTTTACATTGCAAGAACGTCGCTGGAAG ACAGAGAGATCCTAACCATGGAGAG ATGGCATACCATGCAATACAGCTCATCTTTTTTGCTAGTCTTGCTATTTTAATTATGAGATTGAAGTTGTTCCTAACACCACATATGTGCATCATGGCATCCTTGATATGTTCAAAGCAA CTGTTTGGATGGGTCTTTCATAAAATTCCACATAGAGCATTCGCTCTGGCAATTTTAGCAATGATGGCAGGGGAAGGTATAACAAACCTTCAGAAAGAACAGAGCATTGTGGGAGAATTTCGCAACATACCTCAGGAAGAATTGTTGTTGTGGATAAAAGAAAACACTAAACAAG atgctgTTTTTGCGGGAACAATGCCTACAATGGCAAGTGTCAAACTGTCTACTCTTAGACCTATTGTGAATCATCCTCATTATGAAGATGCAGGTTTACG GGCAAAGACGAAAATAGTTTATTCCATGTATAGTCGGAAACCAGCCAAAGAAGTTAAAACAAAACTGCTAAAGATGGGAGTCAACTATTACATTTTAGAAGAATCTTGGTGCCTAAGGAAACCTAA gCCTGGCTGCAGCATGCCAGAAATTTGGGATATAGAAGATGTCGCCAATGCTGGAAAAGTTCCCTTATGCACCCTCATGAGCCGGGATTCCAGACCATACTTTAGAACAGTATTTGACAACTATGTATACAAAGTATTAGAAGTTGCCAAGGAATGA